One window of Nicotiana tomentosiformis chromosome 11, ASM39032v3, whole genome shotgun sequence genomic DNA carries:
- the LOC104096995 gene encoding uncharacterized protein isoform X1 — translation MARTEAKWCSYKRTTIIVCAINIFVALYVLHSYTSVYMYTTRNDTQRAFRYTPDQVRKMDESNRIRKQLEPVHLIKLIKGLKEEFFIDEKEVQVPQQIKQKIADEILATLRGVNAGDNATAQREAVESWRRKKLKEARKLINRKTSNSTIAPEEARNLLAGVLAQALDVDWADLAEEIGLWIPVAVINKERDDKPEGEEEFDNEIIAGRRLPPECNVEFHTDYGGDAVRWGLTHPKESAYECCMACLNQAKNAGRNDKKCNIWVYCPSETGCHSPDIYQHKHQECWLKYAEKPKTTFKDRYSESYRNAHPNAPVVVPWMSGIVSV, via the exons ATGGCAAGAACAGAAGCCAAATGGTGTTCGTACAAACGAACCACGATTATTGTTTGTGCAATTAACATTTTTGTTGCTCTCTATGTGCTTCACTCTTACACTTCAGTATACATGTACACTACTCGCAATGATACCCAAAGGG CTTTTAGGTATACTCCAGATCAGGTTAGGAAAATGGACGAATCGAATCGAATAAGAAAACAACTAGAACCTGTGCATCTTATTAAACTA ATAAAGGGATTAAAGGAAGAATTTTTCATTGATGAAAAGGAGGTGCAAGTACCGCAGCAAATTAAACAGAAGATAGCTGATGAAATACTAGCAACTTTGAGAGGTGTCAATGCCGGTGACAATGCAACAGCACAACGAG AGgcagttgaaagttggcgcaggAAAAAGTTAAAAGAAGCCAGGAAGCTTATTAATAGGAAGACGTCAAATTCAACTATTGCCCCAGAGGAAGCTA GAAATTTGCTTGCAGGTGTACTTGCACAAGCTTTGGATGTTGACTGGGCTGATCTTGCAGAAGAGATTGGTCTTTGGATACCTGTTGCAGTAATTAATAAGGAACGTGATGACAAACCTGAGGGTGAAGAAGAATTTG ACAATGAAATTATAGCTGGCAGGCGGCTTCCTCCTGAGTGTAACGTTGAATTTCATACTGATTACGGTGGCGATGCAGTCAGGTGGGGCCTAACCCACCCAAAAGAATCTGCATATGAGTGTTGCATGGCCTGTTTGAATCAAGCTAAGAATGCTGGACGTAATGACAAGAAATGCAACATATGGGTTTATTGTCCATCTGAGACAGGATGCCATTCTCCGGATATTTATCAACACAAACATCAGGAGTGCTGGCTGAAATAT GCAGAGAAACCTAAAACGACTTTTAAGGACCGGTATTCGGAATCATACAGAAATGCCCACCCAAATGCACCAGTTGTTGTTCCATGGATGTCTGGTATTGTCAGTGTATAA
- the LOC104096995 gene encoding uncharacterized protein isoform X2 has product MARTEAKWCSYKRTTIIVCAINIFVALYVLHSYTSVYMYTTRNDTQRAFRYTPDQVRKMDESNRIRKQLEPVHLIKLIKGLKEEFFIDEKEVQVPQQIKQKIADEILATLRGVNAGDNATAQREAVESWRRKKLKEARKLINRKTSNSTIAPEEASVLAQALDVDWADLAEEIGLWIPVAVINKERDDKPEGEEEFDNEIIAGRRLPPECNVEFHTDYGGDAVRWGLTHPKESAYECCMACLNQAKNAGRNDKKCNIWVYCPSETGCHSPDIYQHKHQECWLKYAEKPKTTFKDRYSESYRNAHPNAPVVVPWMSGIVSV; this is encoded by the exons ATGGCAAGAACAGAAGCCAAATGGTGTTCGTACAAACGAACCACGATTATTGTTTGTGCAATTAACATTTTTGTTGCTCTCTATGTGCTTCACTCTTACACTTCAGTATACATGTACACTACTCGCAATGATACCCAAAGGG CTTTTAGGTATACTCCAGATCAGGTTAGGAAAATGGACGAATCGAATCGAATAAGAAAACAACTAGAACCTGTGCATCTTATTAAACTA ATAAAGGGATTAAAGGAAGAATTTTTCATTGATGAAAAGGAGGTGCAAGTACCGCAGCAAATTAAACAGAAGATAGCTGATGAAATACTAGCAACTTTGAGAGGTGTCAATGCCGGTGACAATGCAACAGCACAACGAG AGgcagttgaaagttggcgcaggAAAAAGTTAAAAGAAGCCAGGAAGCTTATTAATAGGAAGACGTCAAATTCAACTATTGCCCCAGAGGAAGCTA GTGTACTTGCACAAGCTTTGGATGTTGACTGGGCTGATCTTGCAGAAGAGATTGGTCTTTGGATACCTGTTGCAGTAATTAATAAGGAACGTGATGACAAACCTGAGGGTGAAGAAGAATTTG ACAATGAAATTATAGCTGGCAGGCGGCTTCCTCCTGAGTGTAACGTTGAATTTCATACTGATTACGGTGGCGATGCAGTCAGGTGGGGCCTAACCCACCCAAAAGAATCTGCATATGAGTGTTGCATGGCCTGTTTGAATCAAGCTAAGAATGCTGGACGTAATGACAAGAAATGCAACATATGGGTTTATTGTCCATCTGAGACAGGATGCCATTCTCCGGATATTTATCAACACAAACATCAGGAGTGCTGGCTGAAATAT GCAGAGAAACCTAAAACGACTTTTAAGGACCGGTATTCGGAATCATACAGAAATGCCCACCCAAATGCACCAGTTGTTGTTCCATGGATGTCTGGTATTGTCAGTGTATAA